In Corylus avellana chromosome ca2, CavTom2PMs-1.0, the following proteins share a genomic window:
- the LOC132170154 gene encoding uncharacterized protein LOC132170154: MTTTGRKRVPAARGRGRGQGQGRGLIDEHESPTLNSGFGDTDMQVSPSPPLLLESVDGHPSHESNNPIHSVAGLDSQGAAPTASSTTSVRSVRGKAKCKKLSDHVLKHGPLVLNIPNRHRAPVGENASWFASKIGEIIRNMCELHHGEWKKVPAEEKSKLLFHVQSNFALNMERYEHIKAVEHKLGRAYARLRSNLYRDHYKKYFDGIDKDDDEGIAKKKG; encoded by the exons atgacaacaacaggacgcaaacgtgttccagcagcacgaggccgaggccgaggccaaggtcaaggtcggggccttattgacgagcatgagagtccgactctcaattctgggtttggtgatacagatatgcaagtgtcgccctcgccccccctcctcctcgagtcagtggatgggcatccttcgcatgagtctaataatcctattcactcagtggcaggattggattcacagggagccgcccctactgcatctt ctaccacgtctgtcagaagtgtaaggggtaaggccaagtgtaagaagttgagtgaccacgtacttaagcatggtcccttagtgctaaacatcccaaatagacaccgggcacctgtaggcgagaatgcatcatggtttgcaagcaagattggggagattattcgtaacatgtgcgaactccatcacggtgaatggaaaaaggtcccagctgaagaaaagagcaagttgttgtttcatgttcag tcaaacttcgcactgaatatggaacgatacgagcacatcaaagctgttgaacataaattgggtcgtgcatatgctaggcttcgttcgaacttgtatagggatcattacaagaaatattttgacggcattgataaagacgatgatgaggggattgccaag aaaaaaggataa
- the LOC132170156 gene encoding uncharacterized protein LOC132170156: MASKDVAKDHELNGELYRALVNEEADKVIRLCEGIDDHSLHILTIHNDTVLHKATYAKQGNLVLSLLDALPQHLLLKITCPNNTGNTMLHEAATLDQDNSVEIAKKMLEKDPELLSKTNKLGETALFRAARYGKTDIFNFLADKISRDDEASQQPFIQRNDKTTILHIAILAHHFG; the protein is encoded by the coding sequence ATGGCTTCCAAGGATGTCGCTAAAGATCATGAATTAAACGGAGAGCTGTACAGAGCTCTGGTGAACGAAGAGGCTGACAAGGTGATACGACTATGTGAAGGTATTGATGACCATTCATTGCACATACTAACCATACACAACGACACAGTGCTCCACAAGGCCACTTACGCCAAACAAGGTAACCTGGTACTCAGTCTTCTCGATGCCTTGCCTCAGCACCTTCTCCTCAAAATCACCTGCCCAAACAATACTGGCAACACTATGCTTCACGAGGCAGCTACTCTCGACCAAGACAACTCGGTCGAGATAGCGAAGAAGATGTTGGAGAAAGACCCGGAGTTGTTGAGCAAGACCAACAAACTTGGAGAAACCGCACTCTTTCGGGCAGCCCGCTATGGCAAGACTGACATCTTCAACTTTCTGGCAGATAAAATATCGAGAGATGATGAAGCCAGCCAGCAACCATTTATTCAGAGGAATGACAAGACCACTATTCTTCACATCGCCATCCTTGCTCACCACTTCGGTTAG
- the LOC132171598 gene encoding ankyrin repeat-containing protein ITN1-like — translation MTMDSTADDQKDIAKDQLNGELYKALLNEDEEKMMELCERIDDHAFHILTIHNDTVLHKATYSKQANLVLRLLEALPPHHLSKITCQNDCGNTILHEAATLRHQENSVGVARRMLQKAPELLSIRNNLGETPLFRAARYGKTEIFDFLAEEISEYNEASQQPFIQRDDKTTILHIAILSQHFGLALKIAERFGHIIDKRDEDGMTALQLLSCNPSAFKNVHRRGLFKRIFTFVEMYCSWSGGNNDVRPREKLSNESALELAKLLVKKDTSWKLTSSAIESNTKPYGSSNSEKEGNIRQGLLSSMSLNQEVEERGITPLFLATKSGCIEIVKEILEIYPQAVEHIDNEGRTVLHVAIKYRQLEVFELVLKMEVAMRWLVRRIDNKGDSILHMVGVKREDYVPEKLRGPAFELQEELLWFARVKSVTKAHFIDHRNNLKQTAECLFASTYKDLRHDAKAWLKRTAEGCSIVAVLISTVAFTAAYTIPGGSEDQTGFPNLRHHRFFVVFTAADVLSILCALTSVVILLSVLTSPYRLDDFRHKLPNKVMLGVTFLFLSVCMMMIAFAATIVLVIRSKESWTKAVLYSLTLLPVGIFAVLYLPLYVSLTKNYKYLFKKIAQASPWIKWFPGLSHSSNHPRAQLTHSKHKSEKEDFHSWAVPQTSNFSV, via the exons ATGACCATGGATTCCACGGCAGATGATCAGAAGGATATCGCTAAAGATCAATTAAACGGAGAGCTGTACAAAGCGCTGCTGAACGAAGACGAGGAGAAGATGATGGAACTCTGTGAACGTATTGATGACCATGCGTTCCACATACTGACCATACACAACGACACAGTGCTCCACAAGGCCACCTACTCGAAACAAGCAAACTTGGTACTCAGACTTCTCGAAGCCTTGCCTCCCCATCATCTCTCTAAAATCACCTGCCAAAATGACTGCGGCAACACTATCCTCCACGAAGCAGCTACTCTCCGCCACCAAGAAAACTCGGTCGGTGTCGCAAGAAGGATGTTACAGAAAGCCCCAGAATTGTTAAGCATACGCAACAATCTTGGAGAAACACCACTCTTTCGGGCGGCTCGCTATGGCAAGACTGAGATCTTCGACTTTCTGGCTGAGGAAATCTCCGAATATAATGAAGCCAGCCAGCAACCATTTATTCAGAGAGATGACAAGACCACTATTCTTCACATCGCGATCCTTTCTCAGCACTTCG GTTTGGCTTTGAAAATAGCCGAACGATTCGGACATATAATTGATAAAAGAGACGAAGATGGTATGACCGCTCTTCAGCTTCTCTCATGCAACCCTTCAGCTTTCAAAAATGTGCACAGACGGGGACTCTTCAAGAGAATTTTTACCTTCG TCGAAATGTACTGTAGCTGGAGCGGGGGCAATAATGATGTTCGACCGAGGGAAAAGTTAAGCAATGAATCAGCATTGGAGCTTGCCAAGTTATTAGTAAAAAAAGATACCTCATGGAAATTGACTAGTTCTGCAATTGAGAGTAACACGAAGCCGTACGGTAGCAGTAATTCTGAGAAAGAAGGTAATATTAGACAAGGGTTGTTGTCTTCTATGTCTCTAAACCAGGAGGTGGAAGAGCGAGGAATTACACCATTGTTTCTAGCAACAAAGTCAGGCTGCATAGAGATCGTCAAAGAAATACTGGAAATATACCCTCAGGCAGTGGAGCACATAGATAACGAAGGGCGGACTGTATTGCATGTGGCCATCAAGTACCGCCAGTTGGAGGTTTTCGAGCTTGTGTTGAAAATGGAAGTAGCAATGAGGTGGTTGGTACGAAGGATTGACAACAAAGGGGACTCTATTCTGCATATGGTTGGAGTCAAAAGAGAAGATTATGTACCTGAAAAGCTGAGAGGACCTGCATTTGAATTGCAAGAGGAGCTGCTTTGGTTTGCG CGCGTGAAGTCTGTTACAAAAGCCCATTTTATTGATCATCGGAACAATTTGAAGCAGACTGCTGAATGCTTATTTGCAAGTACCTACAAAGATCTACGACATGATGCCAAAGCATGGTTAAAGCGCACAGCAGAAGGATGCTCCATCGTGGCAGTTCTCATTTCAACAGTTGCGTTTACTGCAGCCTACACAATACCAGGAGGTTCAGAAGATCAGACTGGTTTCCCAAACCTTCGTCATCACCGTTTCTTTGTGGTTTTCACTGCAGCTGATGTACTTTCCATTTTATGCGCTCTGACGTCAGTGGTTATATTGCTTTCAGTCCTCACATCGCCATATCGTTTGGACGACTTTAGACATAAGCTTCCTAATAAGGTGATGCTTGGCGTCACATTTCTGTTTCTCTCTGTGTGTATGATGATGATAGCATTTGCAGCAACAATCGTTCTCGTGATACGTAGTAAAGAAAGTTGGACGAAAGCTGTCCTATATTCCCTTACTTTGCTTCCAGTCGGTATCTTCGCAGTATTATATCTCCCCCTCTATGTCTCTCTCACAAAAAATTACAAGTACTTGTTCAAGAAGATAGCACAAGCAAGTCCTTGGATTAAATGGTTTCCAGGCCTATCTCATTCGTCCAATCATCCTCGAGCTCAGCTAACCCATTCTAAGCACAAATCAGAGAAAGAAGATTTTCATTCTTGGGCTGTACCACAGACCTCAAATTTCTCCGTTTGA
- the LOC132170157 gene encoding uncharacterized protein LOC132170157, which yields MAQGQKTPELRKLYKSILNGDMKEVRAQCSAITDLSGTLTPHGDNILHTAICMKNESIAREILKKFCKEPERLLKMQNALGDTVLHEAAATDMTNIAQKLLKSAPGLLGMRNKRGETPLFRAAHYGKVKTFRALANELNEQEPANKMDHLKREDGTTILHITILAEFFDLALEIANRYPELINAEDPNGMIGLQLISRNPSAFKSGRKYGFFRKFIYYCIPSEEPKKEEESNPKDTHESDDQGPKLPPNYDVCVQCFSMVVRKLISGWPVMEGIYNEKRKHKAALKLAKFLIPEDLSWELGSHSIETEDRISIGKAAAFTEEGGKDEKTKDKESLDLTARTGRQPYWPWPDELPTTAPIGSEGTSNPTPPAPISLLLATSTGIVEIVKEILAVYPQAVEHVSDMGQNILHVAIQFRQLEIFKIVRDMEIPMLRLARQFDHRGYSILHHVGITKYYTRSSKSGPAFQLQEELRWFKRVEKMIPSHYAMHCSKEKEETAQEFFERTHKKHLKEAKEWLKRTSESCSTVAVLIATVAFAAAYTVPGGSDQETGTPILLCDTFFLIFTCMDVLSLASSLTSVVMFLSILTSPFDLQDFRHSLPRKLIIGFTFLFFSVAVTMLAFAATIVLIIHLRKRLTRTLIYTAAFLPVSFFALLQFPLYVASSSTLKFTLKLIRKVLPCRLLPRCLQKTTTPSINYKTQRCRTEKEH from the exons atggCGCAAGGGCAAAAAACTCCCGAGTTGAGGAAACtttataaaagcattttgaatGGGGACATGAAAGAAGTAAGAGCTCAATGTTCAGCAATAACAGATCTTTCTGGGACCCTAACACCACATGGCGATAACATCCTCCACACGGCAATCTGCATGAAAAACGAGAGCATCGCCAGAGAAATCCTGAAGAAATTTTGTAAAGAACCAGAACGGCTACTGAAAATGCAAAATGCGCTGGGGGACACCGTCCTCCATGAGGCTGCGGCAACCGACATGACCAACATTGCGCAGAAATTGTTAAAATCAGCTCCAGGATTGCTGGGTATGCGTAATAAGCGTGGGGAAACACCTCTTTTCAGAGCAGCCCATTATGGCAAGGTTAAAACGTTCAGGGCTCTAGCCAATGAACTGAACGAACAAGAACCGGCCAACAAAATGGATCATTTGAAAAGGGAAGATGGAACAACCATCCTTCACATCACAATTCTTGCAGAGTTCTTTG ATCTTGCACTGGAGATAGCGAATAGGTATCCAGAATTAATTAATGCCGAAGATCCAAATGGGATGATAGGACTTCAGCTCATCTCAAGGAATCCATCAGCATTCAAGAGTGGCAGAAAATATGGATTTTTCAGGAAATTCATTTATTATT GCATTCCTAGTGAGGAACctaaaaaggaagaagagagcAACCCAAAAGACACTCATGAATCTGATGATCAAGGCCCCAAGCTGCCTCCAAACTACGACGTTTGTGTGCAGTGCTTCTCAATGGTAGTACGTAAACTTATTTCAG GATGGCCGGTGATGGAGGgtatatataatgaaaagagaaaacacaaAGCCGCTCTCAAACTGGCAAAGTTTCTAATACCAGAAGATTTGTCGTGGGAGTTGGGAAGTCATTCCATAGAAACCGAGGATAGGATCTCAATAGGGAAGGCCGCAGCTTTCACTGAAGAAGGAGGGAAGGACGAAAAAACGAAGGATAAAGAAAGTCTCGATCTAACAGCTCGTACTGGTAGGCAACCATATTGGCCATGGCCAGATGAGTTGCCTACAACAGCTCCGATCGGATCAGAGGGAACAAGCAATCCAACACCACCAGCTCCCATTTCGTTGCTTTTGGCAACGAGCACAGGAATAGTAGAGATTGTGAAGGAGATACTTGCAGTGTATCCCCAGGCGGTTGAGCACGTAAGTGATATGGGGCAGAACATATTGCATGTGGCCATTCAGTTCCGTCAATTGgaaatctttaaaattgtaagggATATGGAAATACCAATGTTAAGATTGGCTCGACAATTTGATCACAGAGGGTACTCCATCTTGCACCATGTTGGAATCACCAAGTACTACACTAGAAGTAGCAAGTCCGGTCCTGCTTTCCAATTGCAAGAGGAGTTGCGTTGGTTCAAG CGTGTGGAGAAGATGATACCCTCCCATTATGCAATGCACTGCAGCAAGGAAAAGGAGGAGACCGCCCAAGAGTTCTTCGAAAGAACCCATAAAAAACATCTCAAGGAGGCAAAAGAATGGCTGAAGCGGACCTCCGAGTCTTGCTCTACTGTTGCGGTCCTTATCGCCACCGTCGCCTTTGCTGCCGCCTACACCGTGCCAGGAGGTTCCGATCAGGAAACTGGAACTCCCATCCTCCTTTGCGACACTTTCTTCCTGATTTTCACTTGCATGGACGTTCTCTCCCTTGCAAGCTCATTGACTTCCGTAGTCATGTTCCTTTCTATCCTCACCTCACCCTTTGACCTCCAAGATTTCCGCCACTCACTTCCTCGGAAACTCATAATCGGCTTcaccttcctcttcttctcagTGGCGGTGACCATGCTTGCTTTTGCTGCAACAATCGTGCTCATCATTCATTTGAGGAAGCGGTTGACTAGAACGCTCATATACACTGCTGCATTCCTTCCTGTCTCCTTCTTCGCACTCTTACAGTTTCCTTTGTATGTCGCGTCATCGAGTACTTTGAAGTTCACTCTCAAATTGATTAGGAAGGTTCTTCCCTGCCGTTTACTCCCTCGTTGTTTGCAAAAGACCACTACGCCGTCCATTAATTACAAGACTCAACGATGCAGGACGGAGAAAGAACATTAA
- the LOC132170155 gene encoding uncharacterized protein LOC132170155: MYCSSGRGDDVRRKEKLNNIESALEIAKFLVKKDTSWEQTSSAIDLSKTKPHKYGPSSSDDFPSTEKEGSGEELSSSNSLKQVKMGGITPLFLATKSGCIEIVKEILKIYPQAVEHKDNEERTILHVAIKYRQLEVFELVSNMEVVMRWMVRRIDNKGNTILHMVGIKREDYVPEKLRGPAFELQDEMIWFEVLALYFFSNSICIC; the protein is encoded by the coding sequence ATGTATTGTAGTTCGGGCAGGGGAGATGATGTTCGACGGAAGGAAAAGTTAAACAATATTGAATCAGCTTTGGAGATTGCCAAGTTCTTAGTGAAAAAAGATACCTCATGGGAGCAGACTAGTTCTGCAATTGACCTGAGTAAGACGAAGCCGCACAAATACGGTCCTAGTAGTTCTGATGATTTTCCGTCTACTGAGAAAGAAGGTAGTGGAGAAGAGCTGTCCTCTTCTAATTCTCTTAAACAGGTGAAAATGGGAGGAATTACGCCATTGTTTCTAGCAACAAAGTCAGGCTGCATAGAAATCGTCAAAGAAATACTGAAAATATACCCTCAGGCAGTGGAGCACAAAGATAACGAAGAGCGGACTATATTGCATGTGGCTATCAAGTACCGCCAGTTGGAGGTTTTCGAACTTGTGTCGAACATGGAAGTAGTAATGAGGTGGATGGTACGAAGGATTGACAACAAAGGGAACACTATTCTGCATATGGTTGGAATAAAAAGAGAGGATTATGTACCTGAGAAGTTACGTGGCCCTGCATTTGAATTGCAAGACGAGATGATTTGGTTTGAGGTGCttgcactttatttttttagcaacTCCATTTGCATCTGTTAA